In the genome of Daucus carota subsp. sativus chromosome 9, DH1 v3.0, whole genome shotgun sequence, the window gacaaatttattattttaaagagtttattaatttaccgagtattaatttaaaaagtttCCAGTTAGGAAATAGAAGTAACCTAAAGTGCCGAAAGAAGTCGGCATCTCGTTAGCCAAACAGCCCCGGCATCTGCTATAGTAGGAGGAATTATGTTCGAAACAAAGGCGTCTGCGAACACCTTGATGGAGtaataattcttctttttttccgcTAATTACTCTTTCCATCCAAAATAAGTGTCGTTTTGACTTAAAGCACGTAATTTAGGGTGTAAGAAAAACATATTGTCACACattattttccatttttttttaaataacaatatagatgttaaatttttatttagaaaaagaagattttgaaaaataatacgtagaaatatgatttttctgcacctcaaattacgtggaaaaaaaagttaaaacgaCGCTTATTTTGGGACGAAAGGAGTAGATGAGTAATAATTCTTCTTCGAATGAATGGCAGCGAACCTCAACTTCAATTTGGATACCCCACTAGTAAGCTTTAATAATTATCTCTAGCAATTTTTATGAATGGGACACATTGGCAGGGGGAAATCATTGATGCTTCATCTTTTGCTGTTTTCCTATTAAAGTGCGAGATTTTTTCCTAttcttttttttacaaaatgcaTTCATTAAATCACTTATTAAATCACTTAAACAGGCAAAATATGTTTTGGAAAAAGTAGCATAATAATATGTGGTCACCTAACAGTCAGTCTAACACCCATTGGTGGCGTGCGCAAATACAATAATACAACATCTCCTTCACATAATAATCTCAACTTTGTCTTCCATTACCAAACAAATTACAAGTACCACGACCATCTGACTATTTATCAAGCTTTTTAGGCCTGCTGAAGTCTGAACCAATCAGAAACCTCATACTAACCTCTAATTCTCTCTCAGATTTCCATGGCTCCAAGCTTCAACATAAAGATTGTTGCTGAATGCCAAGTCTCTCCACCACCAAACACAACTCCAATATCTCTGCCCCTAACTTTTCTCGACATCCCTTGGCTTTTTTTCTCACCAAATAAGTCCATTTTTTTCTACAAATTCTCAAACTCTACTAATACCACAACTATCATTCCCTTTCTTAAGCACTCTTTGGCCTTGACTCTCCAACAATTTTCACCCTTTTCGGGAAACATTTCTACCCCCTCTAAGCCGCAAATTGTGTACAGCCACGGGGACTCCGTGGCCTTTACTATTGCAGAAGGGGAAGCTGATGCATTTGGTCACCTCTCTAGCAATCATCCGAAAGATGTATGGAAACTCTTGTCTTTAGTCCCGGACTTAAATTCAACAGAGTCGAATAATATGATCAGCATTCCTTCATTAGCCGTGCAAATCACGGTTTTTGGTGACATTGGAATGTCTATTGGGGTGGCCTTTCAGCATGTAGTTGCGGATGAAAGAACTTATAACATCTTCATGAAGACATGGGCTTCAACTTGCAAGTCATTACAAGAAGAGAAGTTATCGCTACATGTTACTAATTCCCCACCATCTTTCGATAGAAATGTGATGATTGATCCCAATCAGGAACTCGAAACAGCTCTTCTGAATCAGTGGCGGAACAGAGTGATTTCGCGGAATTGTCAGACTTTTGATGCCTCTGACATGGTCCAGTCCACGTTCGTGTTGAGCATCGATGATCTGCAGAGAATTAAGACAATAATCATCGCGAAATGCAAGCAAATGAATCAGCCACAGCCGAGTCTTCTTTCGGCATATGTGTTGGCTTGCTCATTAGTATGGGTCTGTTTGATGGAATGTCAGGGGATCACAAGCGCAAATGTCAGTGAAAAACCGGCTTATTTTGGATTTATTGCAGGCGGGATTACTCGCCTTGATTTCACCGTTCCAAGTAATTATTTTGGAAATTGCGTTGCATTTGGCAGGGCAGGTGCCATGGAGAGTGATTTAGTTAGTGAAAACGGGATAGTTATGGCAGCAAAAGCAATCGGAAAAAAGATCAAAGACTTGGACCAAGAAGTTCTCAGAGATGCAAAGAGGTGGATTGCAGA includes:
- the LOC108200651 gene encoding coumaroyl-CoA:anthocyanidin 3-O-glucoside-6''-O-coumaroyltransferase 1 — encoded protein: MAPSFNIKIVAECQVSPPPNTTPISLPLTFLDIPWLFFSPNKSIFFYKFSNSTNTTTIIPFLKHSLALTLQQFSPFSGNISTPSKPQIVYSHGDSVAFTIAEGEADAFGHLSSNHPKDVWKLLSLVPDLNSTESNNMISIPSLAVQITVFGDIGMSIGVAFQHVVADERTYNIFMKTWASTCKSLQEEKLSLHVTNSPPSFDRNVMIDPNQELETALLNQWRNRVISRNCQTFDASDMVQSTFVLSIDDLQRIKTIIIAKCKQMNQPQPSLLSAYVLACSLVWVCLMECQGITSANVSEKPAYFGFIAGGITRLDFTVPSNYFGNCVAFGRAGAMESDLVSENGIVMAAKAIGKKIKDLDQEVLRDAKRWIAEWEEMLESNVNVIVVGSPKVDLYDMDFGLGKPNKIEKISVDRGTSICLTESRDLKGGMEVGIALSRASMSKFSSLFDVLKLQLH